From Papaver somniferum cultivar HN1 unplaced genomic scaffold, ASM357369v1 unplaced-scaffold_99, whole genome shotgun sequence, the proteins below share one genomic window:
- the LOC113346485 gene encoding putative GPI-anchor transamidase, translating to MASNKANLELRQSEFICLFGRKMSLLILLVALVVAATTGKSNAISSASFSSSSTMHTNNWAVLVCTSRFWFNYRHMANTLSLYRTVKRLGIPDERIILMLADDMACNTRNNYPAQVFNNENHRLNLYGDNVEVDYRGYEVTVENFLRVLTGRHGTAVPRSKRLLSDEGSHILLYMTGHGGDEFLKFQDSEELQSHDLADAVKQMKEKLRFKELLIMVDTCQAATLFSQLHSPGVLAIGSSMKGENSYSHHLDSDIGVSVVDRFTYYTLAFFERLNTYSNASMSSFFNSFVPSLLLSTAYYRTDLYQRPPDEVPVTNFFGSVMETIHTDSSYKGFSSKRTSSAKIEMPLDQADETERRTLTSTIAETHRTETNVEAEEKHIFHFISSIWNNKVERIENIDTVVNYGLVAMLPLAVLSTWILC from the exons ATGGCTTCCAACAAAGCAAATTTGGAACTTCGGCAATCCGAATTCATATGCTTATTCGGTCGTAAAATGTCATTGTTGATTTTGTTAGTTGCACTTGTTGTAGCTGCAACCACTGGCAAATCAAATGCAATTAGCTCTGCGTCTTTTTCGTCTTCGTCTACTATGCACACTAATAACTGGGCAGTATTAGTCTGTACATCTCGTTTCTG GTTTAACTATCGGCACATGGCCAATACGTTATCCTTATACAG GACAGTAAAGCGGCTAGGAATACCTGATGAGAGGATTATACTCATGTTAGCAGATGATATGGCTTGCAATACAAGAAATAATTATCCTGCCCAAGTGTTCAATAATGAAAACCACCGACTTAACTTGTATGGTGATAATGTTGAG GTCGACTATCGAGGCTATGAGGTGACAGTAGAAAACTTCTTACGTGTTTTGACTGGGCGGCATGGGACTGCTGTTCCGAGATCAAAACGTCTTTTAAGCGACGAGGGCAGTCACATACTCTTATACATGACTGGGCATGGGGGAGATGAATTCTTAAAATTTCAGGACTCGGAGGAGCTTCAGagtcatgatttagctgatgcaGTGAAGCAGATGAAAGAAAAGCTTAG GTTTAAGGAGCTGCTGATAATGGTGGATACATGCCAAGCTGCTACTCTCTTTAGTCAG CTTCACTCACCTGGTGTTTTGGCCATCGGGAGCAGCATGAAAGGAGAAAATTCATATTCACATCACCTTGATTCTGAT ATTGGTGTTTCTGTGGTGGATCGGTTCACTTACTATACCCTCGCCTTCTTTGAAAGGTTAAATACATACAGTAATGCTTCCATGAGCAG TTTTTTCAACTCATTTGTTCCAAGTTTGTTGCTGTCAACTGCATATTACCGAACAGATCTTTATCAACGCCCTCCCGACGAG gTACCTGTAACAAACTTCTTTGGCTCAGTCATGGAAACAATCCACACAGATTCATCTTATAAAGGCTTCTCTAGCAAGAGAACTAGCAGCGCGAAAATCGAAATGCCATTGGACCAAGCAGATGAAACTGAAAGAAGAACTCTGACAAGTACAATTGCCGAGACCCACAGAACTGAGACGAATGTAGAAGCG GAGGAAAAGCATATTTTCCACTTTATATCAAGCATCTGGAATAACAAGGTTGAGCGGATAGAAAACATTGATACTGTGGTGAATTACGGCTTGGTAGCCATGCTTCCTCTGGCAGTTCTCTCAACGTGGATATTATGCTGA
- the LOC113346490 gene encoding DNA ligase 1-like — translation MEELHDTESPKKKMEEVEQGSDFEKQITTAMKARVGHFKDQADSLTFEGVRRVIEKDLGMETFALDVHKRFVKNCLQECFERANQESASKSSEETTETISHQTKVGKQELTEGLQTKVSNSEDEEKTVGSPAMGLLAGDGTKQNEVEDTHIDKSEKALTEETIENAIKKRASYFRANSAHITLAGVRRLLEEDLKVEKNALNPFKKFVSAELDKVLASAEIAEPATKGKNQKPKKESNIKKSAKVSSEGSSDASESEVEEVDDDDEVKPTPKRKLQTSGGPKNLKRPAKETKTTSNKKMKPEEPISEGSNGANDGGNTSDDVNSQSSAEGEHVKKKKDVPTVVHGKRVEHLKSVIKSCGMSISPNVYKKAKQAPESKREAYLVKELEDMLAKEGLSANPSEKEIKAVRKKKERTKELEGINLDNIVSSSRRRSSSNFIMPPKPKIESDEEEDSEDEADDDEDDDDSNSDEYDEEVEEESE, via the exons atggaaGAGTTGCATGATACTGAGAGTCCAAAAAAGAAGATGGAGGAAGTAGAACAAGGATCAGATTTCGAGAAGCAAATAACTACCGCTATGAAAGCACGAGTTGGCCATTTCAAAGATCAAGCTGA TTCGCTGACTTTTGAAGGGGTTCGAAGAGTTATAGAGAAGGACTTGGGGATGGAGACCTTTGCGTTGGATGTCCACAAGAGATTTGTGAAAAATTGTTTACAGGAG TGCTTTGAAAGGGCCAACCAGGAGAGTGCATCTAAGAGTTCAGAGGAGACTACAGAGACAATTTCTCACCAGACAAAGGTTGGAAAACAAGAGCTTACGGAAGGGCTTCAGACAAAGGTGTCTAATTCTGAAGATGAAGAGAAAACTGTAGGATCTCCAGCTATGGGCCTTCTGGCAGGGGACGGAACAAAGCAAAATGAAGTTGAAGATACTCACATAGATAAATCCGAAAAAGCTCTAACCGAGGAAACTATAGAAAATGCTATTAAAAAAAGGGCTTCTTATTTCAGAGCTAATTCTGC TCATATTACCTTGGCGGGGGTTCGTCGTCTCTTGGAAGAAGATCTTAAAGTAGAGAAAAATGCTCTTAATCCCTTCAAAAAATTTGTTAGTGCGGAATTAGATAAA GTATTAGCAAGCGCTGAAATTGCTGAACCTGCAACGAAAGGCAAGAACCAAAAACCGAAGAAAGAATCTAATATCAAGAAGTCTGCAAAGGTCAGCAGTGAGGGAAGTTCAGATGCATCTGAAAGTGAGGTCGAGGAggtggatgatgatgatgaagtaaaGCCAACTCCGAAAAGAAAATTACAGACTTCTGGAGGGCCAAAGAACCTAAAAAGACCTGCGAAGGAGACTAAAACAACGagcaacaagaagatgaaacccgAGGAACCCATTTCTGAGGGAAGTAATGGTGCAAACGATGGGGGAAACACCTCTGATGATGTAAATTCTCAGTCTTCTGCAGAAGGAGAGCATGTTAAG AAGAAAAAGGATGTTCCAACAGTCGTGCATGGTAAGCGCGTTGAGCACCTGAAATCAGTAATCAAATCATGTGGAATGAG TATTTCCCCCAATGTTTACAAGAAAGCCAAACAGGCACCTGAGAGCAAACGCGAGGCCTATCTTGTAAAGGAGTTGGAGGATATGCTTGCTAAGGAAGGATTATCTGCAAACCCTTCTGAGAAAG AAATCAAGGCtgtgagaaagaaaaaagaaaggacaAAAGAACTTGAAGGCATTAACCTTGACAACATAGTCTCAAGTTCTCGCAGAAGGTCCTCGTCCAATTTTATAATGCCACCAAAGCCAAAGATTGAGagtgatgaggaagaagatagcGAAGATGAGGCTGATGACGATGAAGATGACGATGACAGCAACAGCGACGAGTATGATGAGG AAGTTGAAGAGGAGAGTGAGTGA
- the LOC113346330 gene encoding gamma-glutamylcyclotransferase 2-3-like, with the protein MVLWLFGYGSLIWKAGFHHDDRVVGFIKDYRRVFYQGSTDHRGIPEYPGRTVTIEPLHGDVCWGVAYKVSGEEDEKAALEHLEVREKQYDVKAYLDFFTDPTSTTPTITGVMVYIASPDKKLNENYLGPASLEEMANQIVKAKGPSGPNRDYLFHLEEALLQLGCKNDKHVKDLANEVGRIISGQEVIASS; encoded by the exons ATGGTGTTATGGCTATTCGGATATGGGTCTTTAATCTGGAAAGCTGGATTTCATCACGATGATCGTGTAGTTGGTTTCATCAAAGATTATCGCCGTGTCTTCTACCAAG GGAGTACTGATCACAGGGGTATTCCAGAGTATCCAGGGAGAACTGTGACTATTGAGCCTCTTCACGGAGATGTTTGT TGGGGTGTGGCCTATAAAGTTTCAGGAGAGGAGGATGAAAAGGCTGCATTGGAG CATTTGGAAGTGAGGGAGAAGCAGTATGATGTGAAGGCTTATCTTGACTTCTTTACT GATCCAACATCTACAACTCCTACCATCACTGGAGTAATGGT ATACATTGCATCACCTGACAAGAAACTCAATGAGAATTACCTAGGTCCTGCATCTCTTGAAGAGATGGCTAA CCAAATAGTGAAGGCAAAAGGACCTTCAGGACCCAACAGAGATTACTTGTTTCATCTTGAAGAAGCCCTTCTTCAGCTAG GGTGCAAAAACGACAAGCATGTCAAGGACCTCGCAAATGAAGTCGGGCGAATAATTTCAGGACAAGAGGTGATAGCTTCATCATGA